The genomic window CTACTTCGGAATAAATGCTCTGTTGTAGACAGTAACCAATATATTTTTTATCATACTTTTCATTAAGCGAAACTCTTATAATGTGATCTGTATACATCGCTCCAACAAATGGGAAGTAGACATAGGGTGTACCATTTCTCGCTAACAGTAAATCGTTGGGCTTTGTGTATTTCCACGCAGGAAACATTTTGTAAGTAGAGTGAATCGGCTTTAAGCCTGCTGTGTAAAACAACATATCGTTACTGTCATTTGACCAAAACTCTTTGTCAACAGCTTCGCCCACATTTGAATTATTGTGAAAATATTTGAATTTCCTGGTAATCCAATTGTTAGGCAATTGTCCAATCCACTCTATCCCGCTGTCTTTCATTTTACGCATTGCCGTTCACCTTCTTGTGCTTTTTTATAAATCTCATTATAAAGACCGCAAATATACAAATACAGATTGTGCCTATTATTGAGCTGCTTATCAGCAGGCATAATTTCCAATTTCTTATTACCCAAATCACAGCACGAGCAACCGCCCATATTATAAAGTATATAAAAATCCTTATGCTCCAATGTGCAAGCCTTGCTTCTGTGCCGCTTGCTCCACTTTCGCCAACAATATAAAATGCAATTCTATATGCTATTTCCCCGATTATTATCATTATTATCCATTCGATTATCGGGTTGATAGGCAGACCGAGGGGGTCTGTCAATAAATCAAATAATATTTTCAATTCGTTCTCCTTTCATTATCCAAACAGCCGTGCGATACGCTCACTTACCGACTTTTCAAGCTCCAAGAACCGCTGTTCAAGCTCCTCGCTGGGCTTCGGCTGCTGATACTTATAGAAATATCTTGTAAACGGGATCTCCGCACCTGTCTTGACAACAGGCGACTTCTTGCTCAGATCTTCCTCAAAGAACCACTGTGCATCGGGAACATGGGGAAGTACCTCACGAGCCATATAGTCCTCGATGCTCTCGTCAAACTTCACGATCTCCGTGTCCTTTGTCTCCTTATCGTAGATGATGTTACCCTTCTTGTCACGCTGGATCTCAGCAGACTTGGTCCTTTCCGACAGACCGTCAGCGATCTTGTCAATGAGCTTCTTGTCTGTTGTTGCCGTGCTGAGTATCTTAGTCAGTACGGGCATGAACTCCGCAGGGGACAGATATACCGCATCGGAAACAGCACCGCTCAGCGATTCAATGATCGCATCGTAAACGGGCTTGTTATTCTGATAGCTTTCGAGCTTCTTGACCTCTTTGCCCGTCAGCTCCTCTGCGTTTTCAAGCTCTGCCACCTTTGCAGGATCGTACAGCGAGGACAGCGAACCCTTTGACAGCATTGCCTGGATACGCTCCTCGGTCACAGCGTAGCTTCTCTGCAACGGCTGCATGACCGTGTATTCACGATAGATGAACTCGGTGTTCGGGTAGATCTTGCAAAGCTCGTTCTCTGTGAAGTCAGCATACAGCTTCGTGATAGCGGAACGGTCTTCGGGACTGATCTCGTTTTTCTTGTTGCCGAGTGCCTTGCGGAGCTTGTGGAAGATAGAGCCTGCATCAATGAGCTGAATCTTGCCACGGCGCTCCTCACGCTTATTCTTCGACAGCACCCAAATGTATGTAGCGATACCCGTATTATAGAAAAGGTCAACAGGAAGTGCGATAATTGCTTCGATCAGGTCATTTTCAAGCAGCCACCGTCTGATCTGGCTCTCGCCCGAAGATGTACCGCCCGAAAACAGCGGAGAGCCGTTCTCGATGATAGCAGCTCGACCGAGGGCATTGTCCATCTTGTTCACAGCCGACTGAATGAAAAGCAACTGCATATCGCCTGAACCCGGCAGTCCTGCACCGAAGCGACCGTCAAAGCCCTTCTGGTTCTCCTCCTTGACAGCCTGCTCAACACCCTCTGCTGCGTCCTTACCGCCCCATGGCGTACCGAACGGCGGATTTTCGATCACGAAACGCATCTGTCTGTCAGGGAAACAGTCAGCCTTCATCGTGTCCTGCATACGGATATTCTCGGCATTCTGCCCCTTGATGAGCATTTCAGCCACGCACATCGCATAGGACTCAGGGTTGATCTCCTGCCCGAACAGACGCACATTCGCAGTCGGGTTATAGCGATGAATGAAGTTATAGGAAGTTGAGAGCATACCGCCTGTGCCTGCTGCCTGGTCCAGTATGGTGATCTCCTTGTGGTCATCGAAAATATCGTCACAGCCCTCTGCAAGCAGAATATTGACCATGAGCTTGATAATATCTCTGCCCGTGTAGTGATCGCCGGCTTCGGCATTTTCGGAGAATCTACGGATCAAGTCCTCAAATATGTATCCCATTTTAACATTGTCAATGGTCTTGGGATCGAGGTCAAGCTCCGAGAAAGCCTTTACTACCGACAGCAGACGGTTGTTCTTATCCATTTTGTCGATCTGCTTGTCAAAGTCAAGGCTCTTGATGATGTCCTGCACATTGGCAGAAAAGCCCTCGATGTAGTTTCTGAAATTCGCCGCAAGGTGGTCGGGATCATTGACAAGCTCCGCAAGGGTGTACTCGCTCGTATTGAAGAACTGATACCCCGACACACGGCACATAGCCTTTGCAGGGTACGCAGGATTTTTCTTGTACTGCTCCACGACAGCCTGCTTCGTAGCTTCCAATGCACACTCAAAGCGGCGGATAATGACCATAGGAATGATAACATCCTTGTACTTGTCGCTCTGGTATGTACCTCTCAGCTTATTTGCAATAGACCAAATGAAGCCTACTTCGGTCGATACATCAATGGGGGCATCGTCCCACATTACATCTATTTTCTTATCAGTCATATTTTATTACTCCAATCATGAATTATATAAAAAAACCTTTAGCACATTATAACATATTATCTCAAAAATGTAAAGATTTTGCAGTCCGATAACTTGGACTGTATTGTAATATATTTATTTGACACACCCCTTCTAAACAAAGCCTATATTGTTGAGGGGTAATATAGTTTGTGTTACCCCTGACATATCCTGTTTTTATTTGTAATAATCACTTACCCGGTCAATTGATCCTTGTGGTAAAATCATCCAAATGCCCGACGGTAGATATTTATTGAATTATACAAAACGGAGAATTTGTTTCTTGCCCTCCTGTTTTGCCTTAACTCTAACCCTAAAATCCTAGGTATAAGTGAGAGGCTATTGTTTTCGATAAAATATTTTTTTTGATAAATCCCATCAGCTCCTCATTATTAAAAATGCTGTACAAGTCACACATTTTACATAGGGCTAATTTGTTGAATACAGAGAATTTGTACCATGATAGCGAAATATCACTTAAAAATATGCCGCATTATGTAGTGTCTTATGGAGGGAGTTTTACTCAATCGTTATGCAGACCGAGTGCATTTAAGCAGAGGGAGTATTCCGCAGCATCTATATGCAACCCATACATTTTCCATAGGGCTGATTTGTTGAATACAGAGATAATTATTACAGCTTTCCCGAAACCGCTTATATAATCGGCTCAAAATGTCGGTACTATTGAAGGCTATGCTGCACTCGCTACTGTCTGCACATATTTTGCAATAACTGCACACCCCAACACTCGCCCTTTGTGCAACCCTACGATTTTTTCAAAAGCCAATTAACTATTACGCTCGTCATTCAGAATTAACTTATGAAAGGCACAGTTTTTCCTGCCTCGCCAGCAGAAGAAAATTGCCATACCAATACACCCACAACCGTTCAGACCCGAAAGGAGGAAACAGCAGCGTACATTAAAACCATACAAAATAAAAACCATGTTGACGCATGACCTATCGCCAAGTCAAGCAGAATCAAAATCAGATAGAAGAATGACATTTGAATTTAACAGAAAAACAGCAGATCATTTCGCAGATAGCCCAGCTATTAGAACAGCTTATAGAAGCAGAAACGTCCGAGCCTTCACCGCAGCAAGATCAGACCGAAACTCAGCCGCTTGAAATGCTCACAGTCAAGGAGTGTGCTGCACTTGTAAATGGCTTATCCGAACACACAGTCCGCCAGCTTGTCGCACAGGACAAGGTCGCCTATGTAAGAGCAGGCAGCGGTGTGCGTGGCAAGATACTTGTAAGCAAAGCGTCTTTGCTAAAATATCTTGGAGTAGCAGATTGACCGCCAAAAAATCAACCCTGCCGAGAACGGCAGGGTGAAACGTGTAAATGCGTTTATTTGAATTTCCATTTCTCATAATTACGCAAGTACAGAAAGTCCCGGCATTTTACCGGCACTTTCCCGCAGGTGTTAACGAGGTTAACGCTGCGGTGTTTAGAGGTTTTGCAGCCCTAAACGCAGGCTCGAAAAAAGTGAGCCATTAGAACGATAATCAAAAAGAAAGGATTGATGAAAATAGCAAGAAAAAACAAATCGCTCCGCCGCAAGGAGATAGTGTATTCGGCGGAGGAATGGGCACAAATCGAGGAGAAGGCTAAGGGTTGCCATTTAAAAACCTCGACGTACATTAGGGCGATGTCGCTAAGTGGTGAGGTAAATGTTATTGATTTGAAAGAGATTGCACCCCTGCTCAATGGTATGAGAGTCATATCAAGAAATATCAATCAGGTGGCGAAGAAAGCAAATGAAATGTGCAGCATTTATGCTGCTGATGTGGAAAAGTTGAGAGGAGATGTGAGCCAGCTTTGCCATACTGTAAATCTGTGGCTATCCACCGTAATGTCAAACAAACGCTGACCTACATTCTCAACCCTGACAAGACCGACGAGCGAGTTTTGACAATCTCGCGGAATTGCATGACCGAGCCCGAGTACGCCTACACGCAGATGAAGACGGTTTACGAGCAGTACGCAAGGCGCAGCTACGATGCCCCTCCGAGCAAAAGCGGCAAAAGCCCCGTCAAGGCGATACATTACATAATGAGCTTTGCGGATTCTGAGAACGTCACGCCAGAGCTTGCACACAAGATAGGCATGGCATTTGTCCGCAAGATGTTCGGTGACGATGTGCAGGCGGTCATAGCAACTCATGTCAATACCGATCACGTTCACAATCATATCTTGATAAATTCTTACTCGCTCACCAGCAAGCGGTTTTATGACAACAAATCCACCGTCAGAAAAATGCGTGAGGTCACGAACGGGGTGTGTCGGGCATTTGGAGTTGAACCTGCCCTCAACTTTGAGAATGAGGGTAGGTCTATTAGTTACTCCGAATGTCAGCACAAGAAAAAGGGTACTTCTTGGAAAGAGCATATCAGAAAAGCAATTGACAGCTTGATACCCAGCGTCAGCAGCTTTGATGACCTGCTTGCGGAACTTGAAATGCAAGGGTTTACCGTCAAGCGAGATAAGAACATCTTGATAAAAGCCCCCGGGCAGCAGCGTTCGGTCAGTTTGTGGAAATTGGGAGAGGACTATACCGAGGAGTCGCTCAATGCGAGAATAGGTATGATTCAAGTTTTTGCAAAGCCTATTATAAAACAAGTTGATGTTTACAAACTCTCGGAGATGTTGTCTGTTATCAGCAAAGATCATATTTCATCAATCAGTGATCTGGAGGGGAGAATCATGCGATTGAGAAAAGAATATGAAAAGACTAAGGGTGAGGAATGTCGGGAGAAACTGAGAGAGTATTTGTATATTAGGGATACTTACAATGAGATTTCTAAGGGAGATTACATTTCAAAGCTCGTTAAGGAAGAAAAACTCCGCAGGGAGAAGGAACAGAAAAAGCAGCCGTACAGAAAGAAATTAAAAAGATAAACAGAACAGGAGACCAGCAGCGTATCTTGACTTTAAATCGTAAAAGTAATATAATAAAAGTGCAGAAATACGCCAATGGTCTCCGAAAGGAGGTAGCCACATGGCATCAATTGAAAAAAGAGGAAACAGTTACAGGATCAAGGTATCCTGCGGTTACAAGGTTGACGGAACACAGGTAGTGCATCGAATGACTTGGACTCCCGAGCCCGATATGACGCCCAAGCAGATCGAAAAGGAATTGCAAAGGCAGGCGATTCTTTTTGAGGAGGAGTGCAGTCATGGGCAGGTCGCTTCGGCGGTCAAATTTGAGGTACTGTCGGAGGAATGGTTCGAGCAGTATGCAAAGCTCAATCTGAAAAGCACTACATACACCAGACAACGCCAACTGACCAAACGTGTCTATAAGGCGATAGGTCATATCCGCATCGACAAGCTGACCGCAAGGGATATCCAGAAATTCATCAACAGCCTTGCCGGGGAAGGAGTAAACGAGCATACAGGCAAACCGCTGTCACACAAAACAATGATCCATTATTTATCGTTCATATCGACGGTGCTCGACTATGGTATAAAAATGGATATGCTGTCGGACAATCCGTGCAGGAGAGTGACCGTCCCGAAGGGCAGCAAGAAAAAGCGGCATATTCTCACAATGGAGGAAACACAGCATTTCTTTACGCTGCTTGATGAGCACGCAACGATCAAATGGAAAGCATTTTTTACGCTGATAATTTACAGCGGTATGCGTCGGGGGGAGATGCTCGGACTTGAATGGCATGACATTGATCTTCAAACGGGAGTTATCCACATTGAGCGAACGTCGAATTACACAAAGGCAAGGGGCATATATACCGATACCCCCAAGACCGAAAGCTCGGTGCGCTTCATAAAAGTCCCGATGAATGTGATAGACGTTTTGAAGGAATACAGAGAATGGCAGGATAGTGAGATCAGGCGACTCGGCAGCAAGTGGAACGAAACAGACCGCCTGTTTACAAAGTGGGATGGACGACCCATGAATCTTCAAACTCCATATGGCTGGCTGAAGGAGTTTTGCGAGGAACACAGCTTCCCATTTTATGGAATTCACCAATTCAGACACTTGCATACCAGCTTACTTATCGGTGCAGGTATCGACCCCACAACGGTTTCGGGCGTTTTAGGCCATGCCCAAGTTTCTACAACTTTGAACTTGTATTCTCATATGTTCAGAGAGAATCAGGTCAAGGCCTGCGATGCAGTTGCAAAGGCTCTGAGCTTTAACAATCCAGAACCTACACCTCCTAAAGATCCTGAACCGACTGTCACGGCAGACAATTGTAATGAAAGTGACATCAACCGTGCGAATATCATCTGCATCAAGACAGGGTACGGTGCGTGAAGAAAGCATAAGTCCCAAGTAAGTCCCAAGAGCGATTTTTCGGAAAATAAAAAACTCGGAAACTGGCGTATTTACGCTGTTTCCGAGCATATAGTCTGGTGACCCGTACGGGATTTGAAAATCCCCCACCCATTTATCTGATTTTCAGTAAATTTGAAAAAATGCGGAAAATACGGCATTTCAGAGCAAGTTGCAAAAGCTCACTTACTCTGTTTTATGCCAACTTTTTGTGATGATAAAGAACAAATAAAGAACAAGAATCACATCACGGCGTATCTTTTCAAATCTATTGTTGATCGGATTATTTTCATTTCAGATGAAATGAAAGCCAAACTGGAGGTTTTACAATGAGTAGAAACATTCTTGATGAACTTTACGACTATGACCTGTTTCACCTGACCGAAATTGAGGATGTGGACGGTTCATACAAGGCAGCACTCGACAGGCTCGTCAAGGCAGAAGCTGAGTTGAAGAAAGCCTATCCCGACCGTACTGACATTCTTGACGAATATCAGACAGCGGACATTGAACTGCACAACCTCTCCAACCGTAATGAGTTCCGCAAGGGTTTCAAGGTCGGC from Ruminococcus sp. NK3A76 includes these protein-coding regions:
- a CDS encoding helix-turn-helix domain-containing protein, whose amino-acid sequence is MNLTEKQQIISQIAQLLEQLIEAETSEPSPQQDQTETQPLEMLTVKECAALVNGLSEHTVRQLVAQDKVAYVRAGSGVRGKILVSKASLLKYLGVAD
- a CDS encoding plasmid mobilization relaxosome protein MobC; protein product: MKIARKNKSLRRKEIVYSAEEWAQIEEKAKGCHLKTSTYIRAMSLSGEVNVIDLKEIAPLLNGMRVISRNINQVAKKANEMCSIYAADVEKLRGDVSQLCHTVNLWLSTVMSNKR
- a CDS encoding class I SAM-dependent DNA methyltransferase — encoded protein: MTDKKIDVMWDDAPIDVSTEVGFIWSIANKLRGTYQSDKYKDVIIPMVIIRRFECALEATKQAVVEQYKKNPAYPAKAMCRVSGYQFFNTSEYTLAELVNDPDHLAANFRNYIEGFSANVQDIIKSLDFDKQIDKMDKNNRLLSVVKAFSELDLDPKTIDNVKMGYIFEDLIRRFSENAEAGDHYTGRDIIKLMVNILLAEGCDDIFDDHKEITILDQAAGTGGMLSTSYNFIHRYNPTANVRLFGQEINPESYAMCVAEMLIKGQNAENIRMQDTMKADCFPDRQMRFVIENPPFGTPWGGKDAAEGVEQAVKEENQKGFDGRFGAGLPGSGDMQLLFIQSAVNKMDNALGRAAIIENGSPLFSGGTSSGESQIRRWLLENDLIEAIIALPVDLFYNTGIATYIWVLSKNKREERRGKIQLIDAGSIFHKLRKALGNKKNEISPEDRSAITKLYADFTENELCKIYPNTEFIYREYTVMQPLQRSYAVTEERIQAMLSKGSLSSLYDPAKVAELENAEELTGKEVKKLESYQNNKPVYDAIIESLSGAVSDAVYLSPAEFMPVLTKILSTATTDKKLIDKIADGLSERTKSAEIQRDKKGNIIYDKETKDTEIVKFDESIEDYMAREVLPHVPDAQWFFEEDLSKKSPVVKTGAEIPFTRYFYKYQQPKPSEELEQRFLELEKSVSERIARLFG
- a CDS encoding relaxase/mobilization nuclease domain-containing protein, producing MPYCKSVAIHRNVKQTLTYILNPDKTDERVLTISRNCMTEPEYAYTQMKTVYEQYARRSYDAPPSKSGKSPVKAIHYIMSFADSENVTPELAHKIGMAFVRKMFGDDVQAVIATHVNTDHVHNHILINSYSLTSKRFYDNKSTVRKMREVTNGVCRAFGVEPALNFENEGRSISYSECQHKKKGTSWKEHIRKAIDSLIPSVSSFDDLLAELEMQGFTVKRDKNILIKAPGQQRSVSLWKLGEDYTEESLNARIGMIQVFAKPIIKQVDVYKLSEMLSVISKDHISSISDLEGRIMRLRKEYEKTKGEECREKLREYLYIRDTYNEISKGDYISKLVKEEKLRREKEQKKQPYRKKLKR
- a CDS encoding site-specific integrase, with the translated sequence MASIEKRGNSYRIKVSCGYKVDGTQVVHRMTWTPEPDMTPKQIEKELQRQAILFEEECSHGQVASAVKFEVLSEEWFEQYAKLNLKSTTYTRQRQLTKRVYKAIGHIRIDKLTARDIQKFINSLAGEGVNEHTGKPLSHKTMIHYLSFISTVLDYGIKMDMLSDNPCRRVTVPKGSKKKRHILTMEETQHFFTLLDEHATIKWKAFFTLIIYSGMRRGEMLGLEWHDIDLQTGVIHIERTSNYTKARGIYTDTPKTESSVRFIKVPMNVIDVLKEYREWQDSEIRRLGSKWNETDRLFTKWDGRPMNLQTPYGWLKEFCEEHSFPFYGIHQFRHLHTSLLIGAGIDPTTVSGVLGHAQVSTTLNLYSHMFRENQVKACDAVAKALSFNNPEPTPPKDPEPTVTADNCNESDINRANIICIKTGYGA
- a CDS encoding DUF6809 family protein — its product is MSRNILDELYDYDLFHLTEIEDVDGSYKAALDRLVKAEAELKKAYPDRTDILDEYQTADIELHNLSNRNEFRKGFKVGAQLVLEMIKPIK